AAGAATTTGTTGAATTAAGGGCTCTCTTTGAAGAGGTATTGGATATTTTGCCAACTGCTGTATGGGTACTAGAAGAGGGTGGGGAAATATTTTATCAAAATTCTTTTGCAAGCGAGATTTCAAATCTTTTGGAATTTTTGGATATACGCAATTTGCAACGACAAGAAATTGAGCTTGAATCTAGTGTGTATTTGGTTCAAATAAATAAAAAGCTAAACAAATTTATAATTACTGCTACTGATATTACAAGTGAAAAAAGGCGTGAAAGACTAGCATCTATGGGGCAAATATCAGCACATTTAGCACATGAGATAAGGAATCCTGTAGGCTCTGTTGCACTTTTAGCCTCTACACTTATAAATAAAGTTGATTTAAAAAACAAGCCTCTAGTTTTAGAGATAAAAAAATCAATTTGGCGTGTGGAGAGGATTGTTAAGGCTACATTGCTGTTTTCAAAAGGTGTGCATGTAAATAAAAGCACAATAAACCCTGAAAACATAAAAGAAGAATTAGAAGAATCTCTAGGGTATTACACATATTCTAAAGATATAGATTTGAAGCTAAAGTTTGATAGCTCACAAATAGAAGCTGATTTTGATTTATTGTGTATAGTTTTGCAGAACTTTTTGTTTAATGCTGTTGATGCAATTGAAGAGAGTGATAATGATAGTGGTTTAATAGAGATATTTTATAGTATCGTTAATGATAAAGCAGAATTTAAAATTTATGATAGTGGCAAACAAATTGAGAATCCTCAAATATTATTTGAACCATTTAAAAGCACAAAATTAAAGGGTAATGGGCTTGGATTAGCATTGTCATTACAGATTATTGAAGCACATGGCGGAAGTATAGAATTACTAGATGAAGATAAAAAAGGTTTTAGAATAATTATCCCTACAAAATAGTTTTTTATTAAGTTTTATCTTTAATTTTGCAATAATCTTTTAAAAATTCTTGCAAGGTTATTTTATGGTAATTAAGGGTGCTATGATATGTGATGCCCTCTTGGAGCAAAAGGGTGATATAAGAATAGAAGGTGATAGGATAGTAAAAGTAGAACGAAGCATTATGCCAAGTGCTGGAGAGGAGGTCTTTCATGCAGATGGATTTACTCTTTTGCCTAGTGCTATTGACTTAAATACTAGACTTCATAATGATGTATTAACCAAAGAAAATATATTGAATCTTTCACAAAAAGCAGCAGTTGGTGGAGTAGGAATGCTTGCGTTAATGCCTGATTGCAAACCATCTTTAAGCACTGAACTTGGCATGGAGTTATTATCTGTTTTACAACATGAACTAAGTGTCAAAATAATTGGTATAACTTCTAATTTAACAGATGAAGAGAGCGGGATTCCGCCAATATCATCTTTACACAAAAAAGGTGCTAGAGGTATTTTTAGCAAATCTAGCATAAGTGGAAATTTGTTGCGTAGGACTTGTGAGTTTGCTACAATGCTTGATTTGCCAATGTTTTTTGATTGTGATGATGAATCTTTGAGTAAAGATGGAGTTATGAATGATGGTGAGCTTAGTGCATCTTTAGGGCTTAGTGGGATTTTATCTCTAAGTGAGACAAAAGAAGTTGCTATGATGTGTGAGGTTGCTTCATTTATGGGCGTTAGAGCTATATTTAATGCTATTTCTTCTGATAGGAGTGTAGAAATTTTAAAAGAAGCAAAAAAGAAAAATCCAAATATTTTCATACAAACTTCGATACATCATCTAATTTTAACCGAAGATTTGTGCAACAATTACAACACTGCAGCAAAAATTAAACCACCTCTAAAATCAGAATCTACTCGTTCTAAATTGACAAAAAGAGCCAAAAAGCTAGAAATAGACTTGCTAACTTCTCTGCAATCATCACAATCTCTATCTAAAAAAGACCTAGCCTTTGATGAGGCGGCATTTGGCATAGATATGATAGAGTATTTTATCCCTATGTGTTATAGTCTGCTTGTGAAAAATGAGCATATGAGGTTTAGCGATTTAAGCAAGATTCTATCATTCAATCCAGCACAGATATTAAAGCTAGATGATGTTGGGCTGATAAAGGAAGGTTATTTGGCTAATTTTTGTTTGCTTGATACAAAAGAGACGCAAATGATAGGTGCTAAAGATTCACCTTATTATGATTGGATATTTAGTGGCAAGGTTAAACATCATTTTATAGGTGGCAAGCAAATTTTTTAAGGATTTTTTATGTATTTAGTTGGTGCTGATTTTTTGCTTTTGTGCGATGATTCTTTTAGCATAATAGAAAAAGGTGGAATCTATTTTGATGACAATGAAATAATTGCAGTTGATAAATATGAAAAGTTAGAATCTTTAAGAATTAGAGAGAAGAAATATTATGAAAATTGTGTCATTACACCATCTTTTGCTAATTTGCATACACATTTAGAATTTAGCAAAAATAATGGCAAGTTGCATTATGGTAACTTTGGCAAATGGCTTGATAGTGTAATTGTAAATAGGGATTCTCTAATGGATAGCACACTAGAAGAAGCAATGCAAAGAGAAATTACAAAAATGCTAAAAAGCGGAATTTCGTGTATTGGTGCTATTTCTAGCTATGGATATGATGTGGAAGTTTTGGCTAATTCTCCTTTAAGAGTGCTATTTTTTAATGAAGTAATTGGTTCAAAAGAAGAAGCAGTGCCATTTTTAGAACAAAGTCTAAATGCAAGAATCAAAGAGTGTGCACAATATCAATCAAAAAGATTCTTCCCAGCAATCGCTATTCATTCGCCATATTCTGTGCATGAAACATTACTAAATAAAGCATTAGAGATTGCAAAAGTAGAAGAGTTGCCATTAAGTGTGCATTTTTTAGAATCTAAAGAGGAAAGAGAATGGCTAGATAATGGCAGTGGTTATTTTAAAGATTTCTTTAAACGATTTTTTAATTCTGATATGACGCCATTTTTTAGCATAGAATCTTTTTTGGATAAATTAGAGGGTTTGAATCCTTATTTTGTTCATACTCTCTTTGCAAATGATAATGAATTAGAAAGAATTAAAAAATTAAATGGCAAGATAATTTCATGTCCTCGTTCTAATAGGCTTTTAAACAATGCTTTATTGCCACTTTCTAAAATGTATAACAATGGCTTTGATGTTATTTTTGCAACTGATGGGCTTAGCTCAAATGATAGCTTAAGTCTTTTAGATGAGTTAAAAATGGCACTTTATGCTTATAGTGAATATGATGTTGAATATTTAGCACAAAAATTATTACTTGGCGTTACAAACTATGCTTTTAAAGACAATAAAATAGGGCTAAAAGCTGGAATCTTAAAGCAAGGCTATGTGCCTGATTTTGCTGTTTTTAAACTTGAATGCAAAGAGCAAATAGCATTAAATTTGATTTTAAATTCTAAAGAAGCGTTGGCACTTTATATCGGAGGGATAAAGGTAGAGCATGAATAAGCTTTCAATTTTTAGAGAATATGATATTAGAGGCATTTTTAATAAGGATTTAACAGAAGAAAATGTCTTAAAGATAGGCTATTTATTAGGATTAGAGATACTAAAAAGAGGTGGAAGCAATATTGGCGTTGGCTATGATGCTAGAGTTCATTCTTTGAGCATTTTTGAATGGTTATGTAGTGGCTTGGAGATAGCAGGGATTAAGACTTATAACTTAGGAGAGATTCCAACCCCTGTTGGATATTTTGCACTTTTTACTGATTTTGATGATGTGGTTTTGGATTCTAGTATTGTAATTACTGGTTCTCATAATCCACCGCAATATAATGGGTTTAAAATCACGCTTTTAAAAGAGCCGTTTTTTGGTGAGATGATTTATGCTTTAGAAAGAGAGTTTTATAATTCTTCATTCCCTAAGCTACAAACAAGCGCTAAAGAGAGAGGGAGACTTGATGTATTAAGTAAGTATATTGATTTTTTATCTAAAAAATTTGAGAAATTAAGAGGCTTTAATATACCGCTTAGTATTGATTGTGGAAATGGTGTTGCAGCACTTGGAATCTGTCCTATATTAGATAGGCTTGGGATTAAATATAATGGTCTTTTTTTAGAGCCTAATGGGAATTTTCCAAATCATCATCCAGATCCTAGTGAGGTAGAAAATTTAAAATT
The Helicobacter ibis DNA segment above includes these coding regions:
- a CDS encoding sensor histidine kinase; translated protein: MIDQNLLESLSSSDKESFAKGLKELITQTYEVEKEFVELRALFEEVLDILPTAVWVLEEGGEIFYQNSFASEISNLLEFLDIRNLQRQEIELESSVYLVQINKKLNKFIITATDITSEKRRERLASMGQISAHLAHEIRNPVGSVALLASTLINKVDLKNKPLVLEIKKSIWRVERIVKATLLFSKGVHVNKSTINPENIKEELEESLGYYTYSKDIDLKLKFDSSQIEADFDLLCIVLQNFLFNAVDAIEESDNDSGLIEIFYSIVNDKAEFKIYDSGKQIENPQILFEPFKSTKLKGNGLGLALSLQIIEAHGGSIELLDEDKKGFRIIIPTK
- a CDS encoding amidohydrolase family protein, whose product is MVIKGAMICDALLEQKGDIRIEGDRIVKVERSIMPSAGEEVFHADGFTLLPSAIDLNTRLHNDVLTKENILNLSQKAAVGGVGMLALMPDCKPSLSTELGMELLSVLQHELSVKIIGITSNLTDEESGIPPISSLHKKGARGIFSKSSISGNLLRRTCEFATMLDLPMFFDCDDESLSKDGVMNDGELSASLGLSGILSLSETKEVAMMCEVASFMGVRAIFNAISSDRSVEILKEAKKKNPNIFIQTSIHHLILTEDLCNNYNTAAKIKPPLKSESTRSKLTKRAKKLEIDLLTSLQSSQSLSKKDLAFDEAAFGIDMIEYFIPMCYSLLVKNEHMRFSDLSKILSFNPAQILKLDDVGLIKEGYLANFCLLDTKETQMIGAKDSPYYDWIFSGKVKHHFIGGKQIF
- the mqnF gene encoding aminofutalosine deaminase family hydrolase is translated as MYLVGADFLLLCDDSFSIIEKGGIYFDDNEIIAVDKYEKLESLRIREKKYYENCVITPSFANLHTHLEFSKNNGKLHYGNFGKWLDSVIVNRDSLMDSTLEEAMQREITKMLKSGISCIGAISSYGYDVEVLANSPLRVLFFNEVIGSKEEAVPFLEQSLNARIKECAQYQSKRFFPAIAIHSPYSVHETLLNKALEIAKVEELPLSVHFLESKEEREWLDNGSGYFKDFFKRFFNSDMTPFFSIESFLDKLEGLNPYFVHTLFANDNELERIKKLNGKIISCPRSNRLLNNALLPLSKMYNNGFDVIFATDGLSSNDSLSLLDELKMALYAYSEYDVEYLAQKLLLGVTNYAFKDNKIGLKAGILKQGYVPDFAVFKLECKEQIALNLILNSKEALALYIGGIKVEHE